TAAGGTATGGTAGCAGAGAATAGTAAAGTTTGTTTTTCTTTGGTACAAAGACGTTCAATTTTCTTTACATCATCAATAAAACCCATATCCAACATTAAATCGGCTTCATCTAGCACTAAAGTTTCTACATAGTCTAGATTAGCCATGTCCTGTTTGTGTAAGTCGAGTAAGCGCCCAGGTGTTGCAATTAATATATCTACACCCTTTTTTAGAATATCTTTTTGAGGCTCGATAGAAGTACCTCCATAAACTACAGTGCTTCTTAAATTAGTGTAAGTACTATAGTTTTTAAAGTTTTCTCCAATTTGTATGGCTAATTCACGGGTTGGGCTTACAATTAAAGCACGAATTTTTTTTCCTTTTTTTGAAGCATCTTGTTTATCAAATAACAGCTGTAAAATTGGTAAAGCAAAAGAGGCTGTTTTTCCTGTACCTGTTTGAGCCGAAACAATAACATCTTTTTTATCTAAAACTAAAGGAATCGTTTTTTCTTGAACAAGCGTTGGTTCATCATAACCGGTTTCTGCAATAGCTCTTAAAATAGGCCGGTTTAATTGTAAGTCTTTAAATGACATATTGGAATTTTATGCCGCAAAGATACACCAAAATATAACGCTGCTATTTTATGAGTTTTTTTAATTTCTCTCGTTTCCTTAATGGTAAGGCCTCATTCTCTATAGCTAACTTAATTAAAGCTTCATTTTTGTTTTTTGAAAACAGTAAATCAAAAAGCTGCCATGTGGTTAGGCTATTTTTTGCTTGTTTAACAAGTTTAAAAGCATCTCCATTTTTTACAAGTCCCTCTTTTAAAATACGTACATAAGTACCTGGATAACCGTGCTCTATAAATTCTTTTAATGCTTTTTGAGTTTCAAATTTAATACCGAATTTAAAACAAGGCTCACGAGGTTGTGTCACTTGCACTAAGGCATCTCCAACTTCATAAATATCACCAATATAGATCTCCTTTTCGTTTAAACCAGAAATAGTAAGGTTTTCACCAAACATACCATAATCCCAATTTAAATTTGGGTATCGATTTTTCCAATAAGAGTAATGTTCATCAGAAAATATATAACATGCTTTAAATACGCCACCATGTACTTTTTTATCTGATACTTCATCATTTTTTACGCCTTCTTTTTCTAAATAAATAGGTTTGTTTGTTGGTTTTTTATAGATACCAGTAATTAACTCTTTTCCGTTCCAAATAACGGAAGTTGGTTTAGCGATGTTGGTAGAAAGAACCTTCATGTATGCATTTATATTTAAATTATACCCAATCAAGTTGAGCACATGTTTTAGCTAGTCAGTTTTCTCATGACCCATTCCAATGGGCCTAATTTTTTATACTTTGTCCATATTACTGCAAAAATAATGCAAAGCAGACTAAATATAAAAGCATAAACTATAGAGAAATTCAATGAGTACATTCCTAATTCTGTTGCACTAAATATTTCCATAGATCCCATCCCAATAATAACGTGGGCTACATAAAATGTAAGTGCTAACTGCCCTGTTTTTGTTAGAGCTATAATAATACTATTATTATTGAATTTACGTGATATTAAAATGCAAATAGAGATAATAAAAATGGCAATACTGCTTCCTGATAACATATAAACCGGTAACGGAGGCATGGGACTTGTTCCAAGAACTTGTAATAATTCATTAGCTATGCTTTCATTCCCTTCAGATAGAAAATAAATTGATAATGCAGAAGTTAAACGTACAAGTATAAAAATAGATAAGCTTACCCAAAGTGATCTTTTTATGAATTTGTCATTATTTAGATCTTGTTTTCCAAACCATAAGCCAATAAGCATAAATGATGCCCAAGGTATCACTGGATGAAAACCATTGTAAAAAAGGTTTCTAAAAAAACCTTTCAATGTCCAAAAGTCTTGATACGTATAAGTTGTGAAATTCCAGTTAGTATCATAGTTAAAAAAGAACATGAGTATGGGATAAATAAAAATAAGAAATACAGAAAAGAGTAATATGATCTTTGGTCTACTCTTAATAAAAAGTAACGTTAGGAGCATGTAAATTCCATAAAAATGTAAAATATCTGCAGGCCAAATGTATATATATGAAAGGCCAACAGTAAAAAGGAATAACGCTCTTTTTAGAATGCTCTTTTTTGACTTTTTTAATTTTAATTCGTCGTTATTTTTGATTGAGGAATTAGTCATAAATGCTAATCCAATACCAGCTAAAACAACAAAAGTTGCTGCGGCTTTACCGTCAAAAATATTTGAAAAAGATTGCATCCAACTATCACCTTCATGACCAAGTACCATTTTAAAATTAACAATAATCATTCCGATAATAGCCAAGGCTCTTGCTACGTCTATTCCTATAATTCGTTTTGTCATTTTTTATGAATACTGGTCGTTCTTTCCTGTTATTTTCAAAAGGATAATTACTGTTTTATTATTTTTAATAGAAAGAATTTTATGCATTAAAAATACGTAAATTATGCTTTACTTTTCGTTGTAAGGACAGGATTGAAAATAAGCTTGAAGGTTAAATTTTCTGTCTTCAAACTTTTCTTGTAGAATTTTAAAATGTTGTATTCTATCAACCCTAAAAGCACGGTAATCTTGTCGTAAGTGACACCAAGCAATAAGGATCCATTTGTGTTGGGTAGAATACATGGCGTAGGGCTCTATTTTCCTGAAAGAAACATTAGTATCATTTACTTTACAGTAATTAATTTCTATACGGTTAAAATTAGTAATAGCCAATTGTATTTCGGAAAGGGCATTGCTGGAAATGTTCTCGTAAGTTGGATTAAAAATATGAATTTTACTTTGTAGCAATTCACTTTTTTCTTGGATGGACGTTCTAAAAACGGATTTGATTTTAGTTAAAGCGTCATTAAAATCTTCGACGAAAGAGGCATCTTTTGATTGATTTATTAATTGTTCTGCAGTGATTAAGGCATTGGCCTGCTTTTCGGTAAACTGTACAGGAGCAACAGAGTATCCATCCATTAAAGAATAGCCTCTACCTTCAATGGTAGTGACGGGTATACCGGCTTCTTCAAGCTTTCTAATGTCTCTGTAAATGGTTCTTATGCTCACTTCAAACTTTTTAGCAAGTTCATTTGCTGTTAAAAGGCGTTTAGATTTTAACAGGGTTAATATCGCTATGAGTCTTGATAATTGAGACATAATAACAAAGATAGTGAACCGCTTGGCAATCCACTATCTTTATACCACTTACCAATTAATAACTGGCATTCGTTTTTGATTGAATAAATTTTATACCACTTCCATGATCTGTTTAGTATTACATCATAGAATGTAATGCTACTCTATTGCCTTCGGTATCTATGAACTGCGCTATAAATCCATTTTCGTTGATATCCGTTTTTGGCATGAGTATTTTACCGCCATTAGCTTCTACTCTTGAAAGTGGCGCACTTAAATCGTCTCCACCATTCAAATAGATAGTCGCACCATCTGCTGTTGGGTTTTGTCCTTCTCCCTGGATTATGGCACCTCCAACACCTTTGTTTTCCATATCGTAAGCAAATACACCATATTTTATATTGTCTTCTGGCATAGGATGGTCAATAATTTCTGTACCAATAACGGTAGCATAAAATTGTTTGGCTCTTTGGTAGTCTTTTACTGGGATTTCAAACCAGTTAACTGCATTTTTCATTTTTAAATTTGATTTAATTATTAAACTTACATGCAAAGTTATTCGAGGTTGTGTCGTAGTATGTCAGGGGTTGTTTTTTTGTTGAATAATTTTTAAAATTATTTCGGGAGGTAAGTTTAGTGGTCTTGTATATAAGTAGCAGAGAAAAAAAACAATCTAATTTCTTGACAATACCATTTAAAAGATTCTTCAGTCGTTCCTCCCTATCTGCCGACAGGCAGGCTACTGAATGACAAAGCGATTTTCTTTTTGTTCAAAGGCTGTTGTCATTCTAAGAAAAGCGAAGAATCTCACTGTCTTTACATTAGGTGAAAATCAAAAAGTTACTTAACCAATTAAAGAACTAAGAAACTCTCTGCTCTTGCTGGTTTCTATAACTAGTGGCGTACAGAGTAAGTAAGCACGGATTACAAATCCGTGAGAACGGGTTGTGCTACGTATTTTATCTTAAAATTCGTAATGCAGGTCTATACTTAAATGATTTTTTATTATGAACTCTAATTGTATTATATATTGTAATAATTATATTATATGCATATAGAATTATCAAAGGAAGAAACATTTTAAGTATTCCAATGTACAAAACCCCTTCAAATCCAAACATTCCAGTTATTATGAATATATAATACAGGAACAATAGTAGAGTCCAAGATATTTGAAAATTCAACATTGATTTTCCTAATTCATTTACGTTTTTTAGTTTATCTTTTTTTAAAATCCACATTGTTAATGGGATAATAATTCCAAGCAGTGGAAAGAATAAAAAAGCAAGTGCAGAAAGACTCATAAGAGTCAAATAGTTTTGGTCTTCCTGTATTTTCCAATCTACGATTTCATCAGGAGAGGTGTTTAGTGCAATAGCTAATCTTTTTAAAGTATCTCCTCTAGGAACTGTTTCGTTGTTTTCAATTCTCTGAATAGTTCGTAAACTTAGACTAGATTCTTCTGCCAGTATTTCTTGAGATATTCCTTTTCTATTCCTTAATTCTTTTACTCTTTGTGCTAAATTCAAATTGTTCATTTTAATATGATTTTTAATTTAAAGTAAAAGTATTTTGGTTTCGTCATATTAGATAGCGTCTTTATTATGTCATTTTTACGTCGTTATTGTCGCAGACCTGTTTTTTCGGTATGGCAACACATAATGCAAAGATAAAATTCCGTTTTAATGAATTTTATCGGCTGTTACCTGCCTGTCGGCAGACAGGAACGAAGGTAGTTGAAGATTTTTACAAAGTCAACATGTATATTAAACAAAAAAACTCAGCCCCAGCACTAGTATATACTAGCGCTAGCAGGAGAATAAAACCTCTTAAAATCTTTATTTATCTTCTTTTAAAAACCAAAGGACCACTATTACCACTATCTGTAACAAAGATTCCCTCCAATGTGTTTTTGTCTTCACTCAATTTGAGATAGTGTTTGCCTCCTTCTGGACCCCATGCCGGAATTGGACGAATAACATCGACTTTATAAATAATAGAATCACCTTTTACTATGCCTTTTCCACTTTCAAAAAATGGTTGATTTTTAAACTCAATATAGTGCCCCATGTATACGCTATCTCCAATTATAGAAAACACAGCGTAACAATTATCAAAATTATCATCATTACAATCGCTCCAAATTCCATTGAAATTTGCTAAAGGAAGTGTATGCACTTCTTTTTGTTTTTGACATGAAAAACTTAGTAATATAAAAGAGAAAAGGAGTAGAATTAAATTGCTTTTCTTCATGGGTTATATTTTTAAATGATGCGAAATCTGGTTGTTTTTTGCTGAAAATTTTAACTCCGCTACCGCAACGCTCTAGCGTGATGGCGGACAGAGTGCATAAATGTAAACAAAAAGAATCTAGGAAAGCTTCTACATAGCTGTGCTTTTTTATTTTCTTCATCTTCTCTTGCTAGCTCTCGTCTTTGACGAGTGACCACAAAGCTGTCTCGTCCTAAAAAAGTTTATATATTTATAACTAAATCCTAAAATAGATTTACAAACTCATCGTTTTTACGATACTGTAAAATACAAAAGCTCTTCCAAATAATTTAGAATATCTTTTGTTTGTTTTTCTTACTCAAGAAGGCACTCGTCACAGACAAGCGCTAGCATAACAAGCTATTTTATAACCTCATGCAAAAGCAATATATTTATAATGATTGTCGTAATTATATATCTGTTAGCTCAGCAAATTCTTTAAACTGATTCATCCACTTTTGGCTTTGTTCTTTAAATTTGCCTGGAAATAGTTTAGCCATTAATTTAATCAAAATTCCGTTAAATTTTGTGTATTCAACCTCAGATATGTATTGTGTCTTGTTCGGATTAATTACTTTAAAGCGCGTAGTTTGCGTATTTGTCATATGACGATGTTCGTAAAGAGCGATTTTCTCTTTAGGCAACTGGCAGGAAATGATTGTTTCTAATAATTCAATTCTCCTTTTATCCTGATAAATAATTTTTGATTTTGCGCCTTTTGAATTTCGTATTCCACTTATAAGCTCGATACTTTTAAATCCATCTTGCCATTCTTTGAAATTATTTTCATTTTCCCAAAGTGCTACCGTTTTATCAATAGGTAAATTAATATCGATTGTAGAAGTATATTTCATAATCCTTTTTTTATAATGTGCTACAATACAAAGATAAAATTTTGTTTTAATGAATTTTATCGGCTGTTACCTGTCTGGAAGACAGGGAAGGATGTAGTTGATAATTTTTACAAAGTCAACATGTTTGTTAAACAAAAAACCACCTTGCTTTCACAAAGTGGCTTTCATATCTATATTACGTATTTAAGGTAGCATCATGAGATTCCTGCCTTCGCAGGAATGACAGCTACTTGATCATCTCATAACTACGTTTAATAAAGTTTGTTAACTCTTCGCCTTTTAAAAGTCCTTGAGATAAACGAGCCAAATCTAAACTTTGGTTAATTAAACGTTCTTGTTTCTTTTTGGTTTTGGTACCAAGAATTTCGCCAACCAATTCGGAGTTAGTGTTTACGATCAGGTTGTACATCTCCGGCATGTTACCCATACCAAACATACCACCGCCACCACCAGTAGCTTGCATTTCTTTCATTCTACGCATAAATTCCGGTTGCGTAATAATAAAAGGTGATGCATCGCTATCCATAGCTTCTAGTTGTACCATGAATTTTTCAGCAGGAATCACTTCTTTTAATAACTCGTCTAAAGCTTTTTTCTGGTCTTCATCTAATTTAGAAATGGTGGTTTCATCTTTCTTGATTAAATTATCAATATGATCACCATCAACACGCGCAAACGTGATGTTTTCTTTAGTAGATTCTAACTTTTGTATTAAGTGTGATATAATCGGAGAATCTAATAATAAGACCTCATAACCTTTTGCTTTAGCAGATTCAATGTAGCTATGTTGCGCATCTTTATCTGAAGCATAAAGGATCACTAACTTGTCATCTTTATCGGTTTGTTTCGCTTTAATTTTGTTGAATAACTCTTCGTAAGTATAATAGGTACCATCAACAGTTGGATATAATGCAAAAGCATCTGCTTTTTCGAAGAATTTTTCTTCAGAAAGCATACCGTATTCAATCACGATTTTAATATCGTTCCATTTCGCTTCAAAATCTTCACGACTATTATTGAATAGTGATTTTAATTTATCGGCTACTTTCCTGGTAATGTAAGACGAAATCTTTTTTACAGCACCATCTGCTTGTAAATAAGAACGAGATACATTTAACGGGATATCTGGAGAGTCAATAACCCCACGAAGCATGGTTAAAAACTCAGGAACAATACCTTCAACGTTATCGGTTACAAAAACCTGATTTTGATACAATTGAATTTTATCCTTCTGAATTTGCATGTCGTTAGACATTTTTGGGAAGTATAAAATCCCCGTTAAATTGAACGGATAATCTACATTTAAGTGAATGTTGAATAAAGGCTCTTCAAATTGCATAGGATACAATTCACGATAAAAGTCTTTATAGTTTTGATCTTCTAAATCTGCCGGTTGTTTAGTCCACGCAGGATTAGGATTGTTAATGATGTTGTCTACCGTAATTTGTTTGTGAGGCTCAGTCGTTTCTTTACCGTCCTCATCTTTTGTAGTTTTAGGTGTAAAGTCTGGATCGTTTACTTCTTTAGTTCCAAATTTAATTGGAATAGGCATAAACTTGTTATACTTTTCAAGTAAGCTTGTAATACGTCCTTCTTCTAAAAACTCTGTAGAATCCTCAGCAATATGTAGAATGATTTCTGTACCTCTATCTGTTTTATCTGAAGCCTCTAAGGTGAATTCCGGACTTCCATCACACGTCCAATGTGCTGCAGGGGCGTCTTGATGAGATTTTGTGATAATCTCAACTTTTTCAGCGACCATAAAAGCAGAATAAAAACCAAGACCAAAATGCCCGATAATACCAGAATCTTTTGCAGAATCTTTGTATTTATCTAAAAACTCTTCAGCACCTGAAAAAGCTACTTGGTTGATGTATTTTTCAACTTCTTCAGCGGTCATACCTAAGCCTTGATCTATAATATGAAGTTTTTTACCGTCTTTATCAATCTTAATTTCAATTTGTGGATTGCCATATTCAACCTTGGCATCACCAACATTTGTTAAATGCTTTAATTTTAAAGTGGCATCTGTAGCATTACTAATTAACTCACGTAAAAAGATTTCGTGGTCACTGTATAAGAACTTTTTAATGAGAGGAAAGATATTCTCTACCGAAACATTAATATTTCCTTTTGTCATAATAAATAATTTATTTGTCATTCCCTTGAAGAAGGGAATCTGATTAATTTTTGTTTTTACTTTACTTTTATGAGTTAGTCAAAAAAAGTACCAATAGTTGAAATATGACAAACTGACACAACTTTTTGTAAAAAAGTAATTTCCAAAACCTAAAACCCACAAACCTTTAATTAAGTTAATTAAGTTAATTTTTGGAATTTTTATTTGGTCTGGCTTTTTGGGATTTGTGATTCGAAATTTGAAATTTACTGCTAGTTATTGTACTTTGTATTACTTTAAGAAAAGATATTATGTATAATTCGAAGATAATAGGGCTGGGAAAGTACCTGCCAGATAACGTTGTGACCAATGATGATTTGTCTAAATTGATGGATACTAATGATGCATGGATTCAAGAACGTACAGGGATAAAGGAGCGTAGATGGATTAAAGAAGGTACAGAAGATACCTCTGCGATTATGGGCGCAAAGGCTGCCAGAATTGCTATTGAGCGTTCAGGGTTAACAAAAGATGATATTGATTTTATTGTATTTGCTACTTTAAGTCCAGATTACTATTTCCCTGGCTGTGGGGTGCAAATACAAGATATGCTGGATATGCCTACAGTGGGCGCTTTAGATGTAAGAAATCAATGCTCTGGATTTGTATATGCCATATCTGTTGCCGATCAATTTATTAAAACCGGGATGTATAAAAACATTCTAGTTATAGGCGCGGAGTATCATAGTAACGGATTAGATAAAACCACCAGAGGGAGAGGGGTATCGGTTATTTTTGGTGATGGAGCAGGGGCTTGTGTGTTATCTAGAGAAGAAGATAATACTAAAGGTATTTTATCTACACATTTGCATAGCGAAGGGAAATATGCCGATAAATTAACGGTAACCTCACCAAGTATTGCGCACTGGGTACCTGAAATTTTAGCATCTAAAGAAGAGGATATATCTTATTTTCCTTATATGGATGGCACTTTTGTTTTTAAAAATGCCGTCGTGCGTTTTAGTGAAGTGATTATGGAAGGCCTCTTGAAGAATGGCCTACAAAAAGAAGATATCGATCTGCTGATTCCGCATCAAGCCAATTTACGAATTGCTCAGTTTATCCAGAAGAAGTTTGCTTTAAGAGACGACCAGGTATTTAATAATATTATGAAATATGGTAATACGACGGCAGCATCTGTTATTATCGCTTTAACTGAAGCTTGGGAAGAAGATAAAATAAAAGAAGGAGATCATGTCGTGCTGGCTGCTTTTGGAAGTGGATTTACCTGGGCTAGCGCTATTATTAAATGGTAATAAAATTTTGTGATTCAGAGCGCAGCGAAGAATCTTATATTTATGTAAATCAATATAGTTTTAAGAGATTCTTCGCTGCGCTCT
The Flavivirga spongiicola genome window above contains:
- a CDS encoding MOSC domain-containing protein, whose amino-acid sequence is MKVLSTNIAKPTSVIWNGKELITGIYKKPTNKPIYLEKEGVKNDEVSDKKVHGGVFKACYIFSDEHYSYWKNRYPNLNWDYGMFGENLTISGLNEKEIYIGDIYEVGDALVQVTQPREPCFKFGIKFETQKALKEFIEHGYPGTYVRILKEGLVKNGDAFKLVKQAKNSLTTWQLFDLLFSKNKNEALIKLAIENEALPLRKREKLKKLIK
- a CDS encoding DUF418 domain-containing protein, which produces MTKRIIGIDVARALAIIGMIIVNFKMVLGHEGDSWMQSFSNIFDGKAAATFVVLAGIGLAFMTNSSIKNNDELKLKKSKKSILKRALFLFTVGLSYIYIWPADILHFYGIYMLLTLLFIKSRPKIILLFSVFLIFIYPILMFFFNYDTNWNFTTYTYQDFWTLKGFFRNLFYNGFHPVIPWASFMLIGLWFGKQDLNNDKFIKRSLWVSLSIFILVRLTSALSIYFLSEGNESIANELLQVLGTSPMPPLPVYMLSGSSIAIFIISICILISRKFNNNSIIIALTKTGQLALTFYVAHVIIGMGSMEIFSATELGMYSLNFSIVYAFIFSLLCIIFAVIWTKYKKLGPLEWVMRKLTS
- a CDS encoding helix-turn-helix transcriptional regulator; this translates as MSQLSRLIAILTLLKSKRLLTANELAKKFEVSIRTIYRDIRKLEEAGIPVTTIEGRGYSLMDGYSVAPVQFTEKQANALITAEQLINQSKDASFVEDFNDALTKIKSVFRTSIQEKSELLQSKIHIFNPTYENISSNALSEIQLAITNFNRIEINYCKVNDTNVSFRKIEPYAMYSTQHKWILIAWCHLRQDYRAFRVDRIQHFKILQEKFEDRKFNLQAYFQSCPYNEK
- a CDS encoding VOC family protein — protein: MKNAVNWFEIPVKDYQRAKQFYATVIGTEIIDHPMPEDNIKYGVFAYDMENKGVGGAIIQGEGQNPTADGATIYLNGGDDLSAPLSRVEANGGKILMPKTDINENGFIAQFIDTEGNRVALHSMM
- a CDS encoding helix-turn-helix domain-containing protein; translated protein: MNNLNLAQRVKELRNRKGISQEILAEESSLSLRTIQRIENNETVPRGDTLKRLAIALNTSPDEIVDWKIQEDQNYLTLMSLSALAFLFFPLLGIIIPLTMWILKKDKLKNVNELGKSMLNFQISWTLLLFLYYIFIITGMFGFEGVLYIGILKMFLPLIILYAYNIIITIYNTIRVHNKKSFKYRPALRILR
- a CDS encoding SRPBCC family protein, with the protein product MKYTSTIDINLPIDKTVALWENENNFKEWQDGFKSIELISGIRNSKGAKSKIIYQDKRRIELLETIISCQLPKEKIALYEHRHMTNTQTTRFKVINPNKTQYISEVEYTKFNGILIKLMAKLFPGKFKEQSQKWMNQFKEFAELTDI
- the htpG gene encoding molecular chaperone HtpG, whose protein sequence is MTKGNINVSVENIFPLIKKFLYSDHEIFLRELISNATDATLKLKHLTNVGDAKVEYGNPQIEIKIDKDGKKLHIIDQGLGMTAEEVEKYINQVAFSGAEEFLDKYKDSAKDSGIIGHFGLGFYSAFMVAEKVEIITKSHQDAPAAHWTCDGSPEFTLEASDKTDRGTEIILHIAEDSTEFLEEGRITSLLEKYNKFMPIPIKFGTKEVNDPDFTPKTTKDEDGKETTEPHKQITVDNIINNPNPAWTKQPADLEDQNYKDFYRELYPMQFEEPLFNIHLNVDYPFNLTGILYFPKMSNDMQIQKDKIQLYQNQVFVTDNVEGIVPEFLTMLRGVIDSPDIPLNVSRSYLQADGAVKKISSYITRKVADKLKSLFNNSREDFEAKWNDIKIVIEYGMLSEEKFFEKADAFALYPTVDGTYYTYEELFNKIKAKQTDKDDKLVILYASDKDAQHSYIESAKAKGYEVLLLDSPIISHLIQKLESTKENITFARVDGDHIDNLIKKDETTISKLDEDQKKALDELLKEVIPAEKFMVQLEAMDSDASPFIITQPEFMRRMKEMQATGGGGGMFGMGNMPEMYNLIVNTNSELVGEILGTKTKKKQERLINQSLDLARLSQGLLKGEELTNFIKRSYEMIK
- a CDS encoding 3-oxoacyl-ACP synthase III family protein, with translation MYNSKIIGLGKYLPDNVVTNDDLSKLMDTNDAWIQERTGIKERRWIKEGTEDTSAIMGAKAARIAIERSGLTKDDIDFIVFATLSPDYYFPGCGVQIQDMLDMPTVGALDVRNQCSGFVYAISVADQFIKTGMYKNILVIGAEYHSNGLDKTTRGRGVSVIFGDGAGACVLSREEDNTKGILSTHLHSEGKYADKLTVTSPSIAHWVPEILASKEEDISYFPYMDGTFVFKNAVVRFSEVIMEGLLKNGLQKEDIDLLIPHQANLRIAQFIQKKFALRDDQVFNNIMKYGNTTAASVIIALTEAWEEDKIKEGDHVVLAAFGSGFTWASAIIKW